In one uncultured Devosia sp. genomic region, the following are encoded:
- a CDS encoding SIMPL domain-containing protein, whose product MRRFAALVPFALLASLSMPALAGSISIEGRGEVTAAPDMAQINSGVTTQGATAREALDANSAAMADLIAELKAAGIEARDIQTSGFSVNPNYVYTDERDENGYSKPPKIEGYQVNNTVTVTVRQLDTLGAILDKSVTIGANTVNGITFGVNDPSELYNDARKAAFADARAKAELYAEAAGGTLEEIELISESQGFNAPQPVAMYSMRAEAQSADVPVEGGELTFSINVNVKWELETTVTN is encoded by the coding sequence ATGCGTCGCTTCGCTGCCCTCGTTCCCTTCGCCCTTCTTGCCAGCCTTTCCATGCCTGCTCTGGCCGGCAGCATTTCCATCGAAGGCCGTGGCGAAGTCACCGCTGCGCCCGACATGGCCCAGATCAATTCCGGCGTGACCACACAAGGCGCCACGGCCCGCGAAGCACTCGACGCCAATTCCGCCGCCATGGCCGACCTGATTGCCGAACTCAAGGCTGCCGGCATCGAAGCGCGCGACATCCAGACCTCGGGCTTCTCGGTCAATCCAAACTATGTCTATACCGATGAGCGCGACGAGAACGGCTATTCCAAGCCCCCCAAGATCGAAGGCTACCAGGTCAACAACACCGTGACCGTCACCGTCCGCCAGCTCGATACGCTCGGCGCCATCCTCGACAAGTCGGTCACCATCGGCGCCAACACCGTCAATGGCATCACCTTTGGCGTCAACGATCCGTCCGAACTCTACAATGACGCCCGCAAGGCCGCTTTCGCCGATGCCCGCGCCAAGGCCGAGCTCTATGCCGAGGCCGCCGGTGGCACGCTTGAAGAAATCGAACTGATTTCCGAGAGCCAGGGCTTTAATGCGCCCCAGCCCGTCGCCATGTACTCCATGCGCGCCGAGGCCCAGAGTGCCGACGTACCGGTCGAAGGCGGCGAACTGACATTTTCGATCAATGTGAACGTCAAGTGGGAACTCGAAACCACCGTCACCAATTGA
- a CDS encoding OmpA family protein — translation MRLRNWLLTGSSLTLLSMFPIQASIAQDAPALPQPCIDAGFTTLEECIAAQPAEGGEAAPAAPAAPAPEAAPAPAPEPAPAPEAAPVEQPAPEAAPAEEPAPPVEEPAPVEEPAAEPAPEPQPEVAPEPAPEPQPEAVAPPPEAAPVEEAPAPVEEAPAPVEQAPVEAQAAPEPAQAPEAAPVEQPAPEAAPAPEAPAEQAPAVEQQAPQADISAALQAQIDVYNGAIADMMSGGDAAAAQAQIAAAQTEIQALCAGAGFPDTNACLAQYGLSLPQVPTLPGAPAAPVADPAAPAVDPAAPVVTDPAAPVADPAQQPAADPAAPTADVPVEVIEELPPGITQEQIAPVFDSAKDLQFAPLAVDGQAAPAAIPADAPVELVAPPESDAAAQSSEMFRAFAAEAPVSATAEQGQQITATNNETVTQTVTNTYVTNITNNITNYNGPTQVNNQTNIGQQNNVAIVEQTNVQPVSTGDVITQVILQVGTQLIVNSIGQDTDRFYNPQQDEIYYENLSNGRTREVITRPDGSSIVTVRNANGDVLRRSRFDPSGREYVLATFDDRYDDQLVYWEDPGRDLPPLRLNIPVQDYVLDASYADEDEVQNFFAQPPVEQVARIYSIDEVKRSSRVRDSVRKLEVGGLTFDTGAATIGRDQVASLSNVANGMLQLLATNPGETFLIEGHTDAVGSDISNLQLSDLRAATVARILTDFYGVPPENLATQGYGERYLKIRTEAAERENRRVTIRRITPLITVAANNG, via the coding sequence ATGCGCCTCAGAAATTGGCTGCTCACCGGGTCGAGCCTAACGCTGCTCTCCATGTTCCCCATTCAGGCATCGATCGCCCAGGACGCCCCGGCTTTGCCGCAGCCCTGCATCGACGCCGGCTTCACCACGCTCGAAGAATGTATCGCTGCCCAGCCTGCCGAAGGTGGTGAGGCCGCACCGGCTGCGCCTGCCGCTCCGGCACCTGAGGCCGCGCCAGCCCCCGCTCCAGAGCCCGCACCCGCACCGGAAGCTGCGCCCGTCGAGCAGCCCGCTCCCGAGGCCGCCCCTGCGGAAGAACCCGCGCCGCCAGTCGAAGAGCCAGCCCCGGTTGAAGAACCGGCTGCCGAGCCCGCTCCCGAACCGCAGCCAGAAGTGGCGCCAGAGCCTGCTCCCGAACCCCAGCCAGAAGCCGTAGCACCGCCGCCAGAAGCAGCGCCGGTGGAAGAAGCGCCTGCTCCCGTTGAGGAAGCACCGGCCCCTGTTGAACAAGCCCCTGTCGAGGCACAGGCTGCGCCAGAACCGGCCCAGGCCCCTGAAGCTGCCCCTGTCGAACAGCCCGCCCCCGAAGCCGCTCCGGCACCGGAAGCACCGGCCGAACAGGCCCCGGCTGTTGAACAGCAGGCCCCCCAGGCCGATATCTCGGCCGCTCTGCAGGCCCAGATCGACGTCTACAATGGCGCCATTGCCGACATGATGTCGGGTGGTGATGCAGCGGCTGCACAGGCCCAGATTGCTGCCGCCCAGACCGAAATCCAGGCGCTCTGCGCTGGTGCTGGCTTCCCTGACACCAATGCCTGCCTTGCCCAGTATGGCCTGAGCCTGCCCCAGGTACCGACCCTGCCCGGTGCCCCCGCAGCACCCGTTGCTGATCCGGCCGCTCCCGCTGTCGATCCTGCGGCCCCTGTCGTGACCGATCCGGCCGCTCCCGTTGCCGACCCGGCCCAGCAGCCTGCTGCAGACCCGGCAGCACCGACGGCTGACGTTCCGGTCGAGGTGATCGAGGAATTGCCGCCCGGCATCACGCAGGAGCAGATTGCTCCGGTCTTCGACAGTGCCAAGGACCTGCAGTTCGCGCCCCTGGCCGTCGATGGTCAGGCTGCGCCCGCCGCCATTCCGGCTGACGCTCCGGTCGAGCTCGTGGCACCGCCCGAAAGCGATGCGGCTGCCCAGTCGTCCGAAATGTTCCGCGCCTTTGCCGCTGAGGCCCCGGTTTCGGCCACGGCTGAACAGGGCCAGCAGATCACGGCGACCAACAACGAGACCGTGACGCAGACGGTGACCAACACCTATGTCACCAACATCACCAATAACATCACCAACTACAACGGTCCGACGCAGGTCAATAACCAGACCAATATCGGCCAGCAGAACAATGTCGCCATCGTCGAGCAGACCAATGTCCAGCCGGTGAGCACGGGCGATGTCATCACCCAGGTCATCCTGCAAGTTGGCACCCAGCTGATCGTCAATTCGATCGGCCAGGACACGGATCGCTTCTACAATCCGCAGCAGGACGAGATCTATTACGAGAACCTGAGCAATGGCCGTACGCGTGAAGTGATCACCCGTCCGGACGGCAGCTCGATCGTCACGGTCCGCAATGCCAATGGCGACGTGCTGCGTCGTTCGCGCTTCGACCCCTCGGGCCGCGAATATGTCCTGGCGACCTTCGACGACCGCTATGATGACCAGCTGGTCTATTGGGAAGATCCGGGCCGCGACCTGCCGCCGCTGCGCCTCAATATCCCCGTGCAGGACTATGTCCTCGACGCCTCCTATGCCGACGAGGACGAAGTGCAGAACTTCTTCGCCCAGCCGCCCGTGGAACAGGTTGCCCGTATCTATTCGATCGACGAGGTCAAGCGCTCCAGCCGTGTCCGCGACAGCGTGCGCAAGCTCGAAGTGGGTGGCCTGACCTTCGATACCGGTGCCGCCACCATCGGCCGCGACCAGGTCGCCTCGCTCTCCAACGTTGCCAATGGCATGTTGCAGCTGCTGGCAACCAATCCGGGTGAAACCTTCCTGATCGAAGGTCACACCGATGCCGTGGGTTCGGATATTTCCAACCTGCAGCTTTCGGATCTGCGTGCCGCAACCGTTGCGCGCATCCTGACCGACTTCTACGGCGTGCCGCCTGAGAACCTGGCCACCCAGGGTTATGGCGAACGCTATCTCAAGATCCGCACCGAAGCGGCCGAACGCGAAAACCGTCGCGTCACCATCCGCCGCATCACGCCGCTGATCACCGTGGCCGCCAACAACGGCTAA
- a CDS encoding aldehyde dehydrogenase family protein gives MAELHKNLIDGEWVGSDGVENINPSNTAEVVGVYARATAEETKRAIAAAKAAFPAWSRSGILERHAILSKASQEILARKAELGELLSREEGKTLPEGIGEVTRAAQIFDFFAGEVLRLAGEVLPSVRPGVGVEITREPIGVIGIITPWNFPIAIPTWKIAPALAYGNTVVIKPADLVPGSTWAIVDILVRAGLPKGVLNLVMGKGSVVGQTMLDSKDVNAVSFTGSVGTGKRVAAASIEVGRKFQLEMGGKNPTVVLDDADLKVAVESVAQSAFFSTGQRCTASSRVIVTEGIHDAFVEALAERTRNLRVGDALDKNTEIGPVVDPGQLKQDTDYIEIGKSEGAKLVAGGERVKAGTEGYFLQPTLFTEATNQMRISREEIFGPVASVIRVKDYEEALATANDTEFGLSAGIVTTSLKYATHFKRNAEAGMVMVNVPTAGVDFHVPFGGRKGSSYGPREQGKYAAEFFTVVKTAYTAAG, from the coding sequence ATGGCAGAACTGCACAAGAACCTCATCGACGGGGAATGGGTCGGCTCGGATGGTGTCGAGAACATCAACCCGTCCAATACCGCCGAAGTGGTGGGCGTTTATGCCCGCGCCACGGCAGAAGAAACCAAGCGGGCCATTGCAGCTGCCAAGGCGGCATTCCCGGCCTGGTCGCGCTCGGGCATTCTGGAGCGCCACGCCATTCTCTCCAAGGCCAGCCAGGAAATCCTGGCTCGCAAGGCCGAGCTGGGTGAACTGCTGTCGCGCGAAGAGGGCAAGACCCTGCCGGAAGGCATTGGCGAAGTGACCCGCGCCGCGCAGATCTTCGACTTTTTCGCTGGTGAAGTGCTGCGCCTTGCCGGCGAAGTGCTGCCGTCCGTTCGTCCCGGCGTCGGCGTCGAGATCACCCGCGAGCCGATCGGCGTCATCGGCATCATCACGCCGTGGAACTTCCCGATCGCCATCCCGACCTGGAAGATCGCTCCGGCCCTGGCCTATGGCAATACCGTCGTCATCAAGCCGGCCGATCTAGTGCCGGGCTCGACCTGGGCCATCGTCGATATCCTCGTCCGCGCCGGCCTGCCCAAGGGCGTGCTGAACCTCGTCATGGGCAAGGGTTCGGTCGTCGGCCAGACCATGTTGGACAGCAAGGACGTCAACGCCGTGTCCTTCACCGGTTCGGTTGGCACCGGCAAGCGCGTTGCCGCCGCCTCGATCGAAGTCGGTCGCAAGTTCCAGCTCGAAATGGGCGGCAAGAACCCGACCGTGGTGCTCGACGACGCCGACCTCAAGGTCGCCGTTGAATCGGTTGCGCAGTCGGCTTTCTTCTCGACCGGCCAGCGCTGCACGGCATCGAGCCGAGTCATCGTGACCGAAGGCATCCATGATGCTTTCGTCGAAGCCCTGGCCGAGCGCACGCGCAATCTGCGCGTCGGCGATGCCCTGGACAAGAACACGGAAATCGGCCCGGTGGTCGATCCGGGCCAGCTCAAGCAGGACACGGACTATATCGAGATCGGCAAGTCGGAAGGCGCCAAGCTGGTTGCCGGTGGCGAACGCGTCAAGGCCGGTACGGAAGGTTACTTCCTGCAGCCCACGCTCTTCACCGAAGCGACCAACCAGATGCGTATTTCGCGCGAAGAAATCTTTGGCCCCGTGGCCTCGGTCATCCGCGTCAAGGACTACGAAGAAGCCCTGGCAACGGCCAATGACACCGAATTCGGTCTCTCGGCTGGCATCGTCACCACCTCGCTCAAGTACGCGACGCACTTCAAGCGCAATGCGGAAGCGGGCATGGTGATGGTCAATGTGCCGACTGCCGGCGTCGACTTCCACGTCCCCTTCGGCGGCCGCAAGGGCTCGTCCTACGGCCCGCGCGAGCAGGGCAAGTATGCAGCCGAGTTCTTCACCGTGGTGAAGACGGCTTATACGGCTGCCGGCTAA
- a CDS encoding sulfite exporter TauE/SafE family protein, whose translation MDWASLVGYWPFVLGLMVTGVLSGIAAGLLGIGGGAIIVPALSTALSLMGYDSDLVQHVAVGTSLAIIIPTGIMSARAHYKRGALDMRVLKLWAPFIVAGTFIGGLMAGFFSGDVLRIVFAVMAFVIAANIVTGFQTKLMGHLDGSSWTHRISATVVGYLSSLMGIGGGSLTVPTLVAFGATMHAAVGTSAAIGVAIALSGTLGFIISGWGISGLPPLSLGYINLVALVLVAVLAAVFAPLGAALAHKMDQKTLKYVFAAFLVVVGLNMLWKVLFG comes from the coding sequence ATGGATTGGGCTAGTCTTGTTGGCTATTGGCCGTTTGTGTTGGGGCTGATGGTCACCGGCGTGCTGTCGGGCATCGCCGCAGGGCTGTTGGGCATTGGCGGCGGGGCGATCATCGTGCCGGCGCTTTCGACCGCGCTGTCGTTGATGGGCTATGATTCAGACCTGGTGCAGCATGTCGCGGTCGGCACGTCGCTGGCCATCATCATTCCCACCGGCATCATGAGCGCGCGGGCGCATTACAAGCGTGGTGCACTCGACATGCGGGTGCTCAAGCTCTGGGCTCCGTTCATCGTCGCCGGCACCTTCATTGGCGGGCTGATGGCCGGGTTCTTTTCGGGCGACGTGTTGCGTATCGTCTTTGCCGTCATGGCCTTCGTCATCGCGGCCAATATCGTCACCGGCTTCCAGACAAAGCTGATGGGGCATCTCGATGGCTCGTCGTGGACGCATCGGATCTCGGCGACGGTTGTGGGCTATCTGTCTTCGCTGATGGGCATTGGTGGCGGTTCGCTCACGGTGCCGACACTGGTCGCGTTTGGTGCGACCATGCATGCCGCCGTCGGTACTTCCGCGGCGATCGGCGTGGCGATCGCCCTGTCGGGTACGCTGGGTTTCATCATTTCGGGCTGGGGCATTTCCGGCCTGCCGCCGCTGAGCCTTGGCTATATCAATCTGGTGGCGCTGGTGCTGGTCGCTGTGCTGGCGGCGGTGTTCGCGCCGCTCGGCGCGGCCCTTGCCCATAAAATGGACCAGAAGACGCTCAAATATGTCTTCGCAGCGTTTCTGGTTGTGGTTGGCCTCAACATGCTCTGGAAAGTCTTGTTCGGCTAA
- the phoB gene encoding phosphate regulon transcriptional regulator PhoB, with the protein MPATILVVEDEGDIAILLRYNLEAEGFRVVTAETGDEAQHAIQEKLPDLILLDWMLPEISGIELCRRLRAREETARVPIIMLTARGEEEERVRGLSTGADDYIVKPFSVPELVARIHALLRRANPNLVTAALKVGDLELDRTTHRVRRANRDVHLGPTEYRLLEYLMRHPGRVYSREQLLDGVWGNDVYVDERTVDVHIGRLRRAINRGRETDPIRTVRGAGYAFDERFAQVA; encoded by the coding sequence ATGCCCGCGACCATTCTCGTTGTCGAAGACGAGGGCGATATCGCCATCCTGCTGCGCTACAATCTCGAAGCCGAGGGCTTCCGCGTCGTCACCGCCGAAACTGGTGACGAAGCCCAGCACGCCATCCAGGAAAAGCTGCCAGATCTGATCCTGCTCGACTGGATGCTGCCCGAAATTTCCGGCATCGAGCTCTGCCGCCGCCTGCGCGCCCGCGAGGAAACCGCCCGCGTGCCGATCATCATGCTGACCGCTCGCGGCGAGGAAGAGGAACGCGTTCGCGGTCTCTCCACCGGCGCCGACGACTATATCGTCAAGCCCTTCTCCGTCCCCGAACTGGTCGCCCGCATCCACGCCCTGCTGCGTCGCGCCAATCCCAACCTCGTCACCGCCGCCCTCAAGGTCGGCGACCTCGAACTTGACCGCACCACCCATCGCGTGCGCCGCGCCAATCGCGACGTGCATCTCGGCCCCACGGAATACCGCCTGCTCGAATACCTGATGCGCCACCCCGGCCGCGTCTATTCGCGCGAGCAACTGCTTGATGGCGTCTGGGGCAATGACGTCTATGTCGACGAACGTACCGTCGACGTCCACATCGGCCGCCTCCGCCGCGCCATCAACCGCGGCCGCGAGACCGACCCGATCCGCACTGTCCGCGGTGCCGGCTATGCCTTCGACGAGCGCTTCGCCCAAGTCGCCTAG
- a CDS encoding TIGR00645 family protein, protein MKRLELFVESVILASRWLLVVFYIGLGLALALYAISFGFKLWDFASHLIGMDETETILKILALIDAALIASLVVMVIISGYENFVSRFDNDDDVHWLGQIDAGSLKIKVASTIVAISSIHLLQIFLNVPRYTNEHIMWYTILHVTFIASAVFLALIDKISKKPGKEKTLDI, encoded by the coding sequence ATGAAGCGGCTGGAACTGTTTGTCGAAAGCGTCATCCTGGCGTCGCGCTGGCTGCTGGTAGTGTTTTATATTGGCCTCGGACTCGCCCTGGCGCTTTACGCCATCAGCTTCGGCTTCAAGCTCTGGGACTTCGCCAGCCACCTGATCGGCATGGACGAGACCGAGACCATCCTCAAGATCCTCGCCCTGATCGACGCCGCGCTGATCGCCAGCCTGGTCGTCATGGTCATTATTTCCGGCTACGAGAATTTCGTGTCGCGCTTCGATAACGACGACGACGTCCACTGGCTTGGCCAGATCGATGCCGGCTCGCTCAAGATCAAGGTCGCTTCGACCATCGTCGCGATTTCGTCGATCCACCTGCTCCAGATCTTCCTCAACGTGCCGCGTTATACCAACGAGCACATCATGTGGTACACGATCCTGCACGTCACCTTCATCGCCTCGGCAGTGTTCCTGGCCCTGATCGACAAGATCTCCAAGAAGCCGGGCAAGGAAAAAACGCTCGATATCTGA
- a CDS encoding fumarylacetoacetate hydrolase family protein — protein MGNRHYPDGILLGRARVPGFAHPRIVTVRDGELFDITAAGFATVRDIAESGQAAAHVRSAEGTRLASADAVLANSVAGQIDLTLPSLLSPIDLQAIKASGVTFVVSLLERVIEEQARGDKSRADALRSEILELIGTDLSQLVPGSDAAMKVKAALIEKGVWSQYLEVGIGPDAEIFTKGQPMSSVGYGAEVGLHPVSSWNNPEPEVALLVTSRGEIIGATLGNDVNLRDVEGRSALLLGKAKDNNASASLGPFVRLFDGSFSLDTVKRSELSLRVEGEDGFVLDGHSSMSQISRTPESLVTATIGGHHQYPDGLVLYLGTMFAPVKDRDGAGKGFTHKLGDVVAISTSELGTLSNRVNLSTKCPPWTYGASSLLRDLAKADLL, from the coding sequence ATGGGCAATCGGCATTATCCAGACGGCATCCTGCTCGGCCGGGCGCGGGTCCCGGGCTTTGCGCACCCGCGTATCGTCACCGTGCGCGATGGCGAGTTGTTCGATATCACCGCCGCCGGCTTCGCCACCGTGCGCGACATTGCCGAAAGCGGTCAGGCCGCTGCGCATGTGCGTTCGGCCGAGGGCACTAGGCTTGCTTCGGCAGATGCCGTGCTGGCCAATTCCGTCGCCGGCCAGATCGACCTGACCCTGCCCAGCCTGCTCTCACCCATCGACCTCCAGGCCATCAAGGCTTCCGGGGTCACCTTCGTGGTCTCCTTGCTGGAGCGGGTGATCGAGGAACAGGCGCGGGGCGACAAGTCGCGTGCCGATGCGCTGCGGAGCGAAATCCTCGAGCTGATCGGTACCGACCTTTCCCAGCTCGTGCCGGGTTCGGATGCGGCAATGAAGGTCAAGGCCGCACTGATCGAGAAAGGCGTATGGAGCCAGTATCTCGAAGTCGGCATTGGCCCGGACGCCGAGATATTCACCAAGGGCCAGCCGATGAGTTCGGTGGGCTATGGTGCCGAAGTGGGCCTGCACCCGGTTTCGAGCTGGAATAATCCGGAGCCGGAGGTGGCGCTCCTCGTCACCAGCAGGGGCGAGATCATCGGCGCGACGCTGGGCAACGACGTTAACTTGCGCGACGTCGAGGGTCGCTCGGCTCTGCTCCTGGGCAAGGCCAAAGACAATAATGCCTCGGCATCGCTCGGGCCATTTGTTCGCCTGTTCGACGGCAGTTTCTCGCTGGATACGGTCAAGCGGTCCGAACTATCCCTGCGCGTCGAGGGCGAGGACGGCTTTGTGCTGGATGGTCACTCCTCGATGAGCCAGATTTCGCGCACCCCGGAATCGCTGGTTACTGCGACTATTGGAGGGCATCACCAGTATCCAGATGGTCTGGTATTGTATCTGGGCACCATGTTCGCCCCGGTGAAGGATCGCGACGGGGCCGGCAAGGGTTTCACGCACAAGTTGGGCGATGTGGTCGCGATATCGACATCTGAACTGGGCACCCTAAGTAACAGGGTGAACCTATCAACCAAATGTCCGCCTTGGACCTATGGCGCCAGCAGCCTGCTGCGTGACCTGGCCAAGGCCGACCTCCTCTAA
- the phoU gene encoding phosphate signaling complex protein PhoU, with the protein MATEHIVSSYNDELVALAQMIAEMGGQVEVAIDNGTKSLLKLDRELADVTIIADQRIDDMQRNIDETAVSMIARRQPMASDLRAIVTSIHVASDLERVGDMAKQLARRSLKLEGMTLQPTFYNGVKNMTALVLRQIKDALDAYASRNSAAAVEVCNRDDEVDAMYTSLFRELLTYMLEDPRNITACTHLLFCAKSLERIGDHATNIAERAYYLQTGKQLTSDDQDLHRTQIKA; encoded by the coding sequence ATGGCTACCGAACATATCGTTTCGTCCTACAATGACGAACTCGTCGCCCTCGCCCAGATGATCGCCGAAATGGGCGGTCAGGTCGAAGTCGCCATCGACAATGGCACCAAGTCGCTGCTCAAGCTCGACCGCGAACTGGCCGATGTCACCATCATTGCCGACCAGCGCATCGACGACATGCAGCGCAATATCGACGAGACAGCTGTCTCGATGATCGCCCGCCGCCAGCCCATGGCTTCCGACCTGCGCGCCATCGTCACCTCGATCCACGTCGCTTCCGACCTGGAACGTGTCGGTGACATGGCCAAGCAGTTGGCGCGCCGCTCGCTCAAGCTGGAAGGCATGACCCTCCAGCCGACTTTCTACAACGGCGTCAAGAACATGACCGCCCTTGTGCTTCGTCAGATCAAGGATGCGCTGGACGCCTATGCCAGCCGCAATTCCGCCGCTGCCGTCGAAGTGTGCAATCGCGACGACGAAGTCGACGCCATGTACACCTCTCTGTTCCGAGAACTCCTCACCTATATGCTGGAAGATCCGCGCAACATCACCGCCTGCACCCATCTGCTGTTCTGCGCCAAGAGCCTGGAGCGCATCGGCGACCACGCGACCAATATCGCCGAACGCGCCTACTACCTGCAGACCGGCAAGCAGCTCACCAGCGACGACCAGGATCTGCACCGCACCCAGATCAAGGCGTAA
- a CDS encoding MFS transporter, with amino-acid sequence MSQEAPNPARPSVLAPFRHETFRLLWLATLVSNLGGLVQSVGAGWMMTTLTTSHNMVALVQASTTLPIMVFSIAAGALADNFDRRTVMIIAQSGMMVVSLMLAVLAFLGMLNPWLLLSFTLLIGCGTALFNPSWQASMGDIVPRSDLPGAITLNAMGFNMMRSVGPAVGGLIVAVAGAAAAFAVNAFSYVPLLFALSRWKPERLPNRLPRENFGSAMWAGIRYVSLSPNLTTVLFRGFLFGFSATAILALLPSVAADYVGGGALAYGTLLGCFGLGAIGGAFLNGRIREKFSNEVIVRLACVGFAASSVALGYSRDPLLSHFALIPAGACWVLALSLFNVSIQLSSPRWVVGRALSLYQTATFGGMAAGSWIWGMSADAIGPDLALALAGSTMLLCALVGFRLPLPQFNARDLNPLNTFNEPVLKLDLRPRSGPIMIMVDYQIDQGDVPKFLALMQDRRHIRIRDGARQWVLLRDLEYPETWTESYHVPTWIDYVRHNLRRTKADAENIEQLRELHRGADMPEVRRFIERQTVPLSDDTPLRETPEV; translated from the coding sequence ATGTCCCAGGAAGCTCCGAATCCCGCCCGCCCATCCGTTCTAGCCCCTTTTCGCCACGAGACTTTTCGGCTGCTCTGGCTGGCGACGCTGGTGTCAAACCTGGGTGGGCTGGTGCAGTCGGTGGGTGCCGGCTGGATGATGACGACGCTGACCACGTCGCACAATATGGTCGCGCTGGTGCAGGCGTCGACCACCCTGCCAATCATGGTTTTTTCTATTGCCGCCGGAGCTTTGGCGGATAATTTTGACCGCCGGACGGTGATGATCATCGCCCAGAGCGGCATGATGGTGGTGTCGCTGATGCTGGCCGTTCTGGCCTTTCTCGGCATGCTCAACCCGTGGTTGCTGCTGAGTTTCACACTCCTCATCGGGTGTGGCACGGCGCTGTTCAATCCGTCCTGGCAGGCGTCGATGGGCGATATCGTGCCGCGCAGCGACCTGCCGGGTGCCATCACGCTCAATGCCATGGGTTTCAACATGATGCGCAGTGTTGGCCCTGCGGTGGGCGGGCTGATCGTCGCCGTGGCTGGTGCGGCAGCAGCCTTCGCGGTCAATGCTTTTTCCTATGTGCCACTGCTGTTTGCTCTGAGCCGGTGGAAGCCCGAGCGCCTGCCCAACCGGCTGCCACGTGAGAATTTCGGCAGCGCCATGTGGGCCGGCATTCGCTATGTGTCGCTGTCTCCTAACCTCACCACGGTGCTGTTTCGCGGCTTCCTGTTCGGCTTTTCGGCGACGGCCATCCTGGCGCTGCTGCCGTCGGTTGCGGCCGACTATGTTGGTGGCGGGGCGCTGGCCTATGGCACATTGCTGGGTTGTTTCGGGCTGGGCGCGATCGGCGGCGCCTTCCTCAACGGCCGCATTCGCGAGAAGTTCAGCAACGAGGTCATCGTGCGGCTGGCCTGCGTTGGTTTTGCCGCCAGCAGCGTGGCGCTGGGCTACAGCCGCGATCCGCTGCTGAGCCACTTTGCACTGATCCCGGCCGGTGCCTGCTGGGTGTTGGCGCTGTCACTGTTCAACGTGTCGATCCAGCTTTCATCACCACGCTGGGTCGTCGGACGGGCGCTATCGCTCTATCAGACCGCAACTTTCGGTGGCATGGCGGCGGGTAGCTGGATCTGGGGCATGAGCGCGGATGCGATCGGGCCGGATCTGGCTTTGGCGCTGGCGGGCTCGACCATGCTGCTCTGTGCATTGGTGGGCTTTCGGTTGCCGCTGCCGCAGTTCAATGCGCGCGATCTCAACCCGCTCAATACGTTCAACGAGCCAGTGCTCAAGCTCGACCTGCGGCCGCGAAGCGGTCCGATCATGATCATGGTGGACTATCAAATCGACCAGGGGGATGTGCCGAAATTCCTGGCGTTGATGCAGGACCGGCGGCATATCCGCATCCGCGACGGGGCGCGGCAATGGGTCTTGCTGCGCGATCTCGAATACCCCGAGACATGGACCGAGAGTTACCATGTGCCGACCTGGATCGATTATGTGCGGCACAATCTGCGACGCACCAAGGCGGATGCGGAAAACATCGAGCAGTTGCGCGAACTGCATCGGGGCGCCGACATGCCGGAGGTGCGGCGCTTCATCGAGCGGCAAACCGTGCCACTGAGCGATGACACGCCGTTGCGCGAAACACCTGAAGTCTAA
- a CDS encoding secondary thiamine-phosphate synthase enzyme YjbQ codes for MHQAIDTQTISTQGQGLYEFTSMLDDFVRNAGIETGLLTVFVRHTSCSLLIQENADGDVQTDLMGFYRRLVPEGMDWLVHTTEGPDDMPAHIKASLTQTSIGIPVSNGRPVLGTWQGIYLFEHRRRPHRREVVLHIIGER; via the coding sequence ATGCATCAGGCCATCGACACGCAGACGATCTCGACGCAGGGGCAGGGGCTCTATGAGTTCACCAGCATGCTGGACGACTTCGTGCGCAATGCCGGCATCGAAACGGGCCTGCTGACGGTCTTTGTCCGCCACACATCCTGTTCCTTGCTGATCCAGGAAAATGCCGATGGCGATGTCCAGACGGACCTGATGGGTTTTTACCGGCGTCTGGTCCCTGAAGGCATGGACTGGCTGGTGCACACCACCGAGGGGCCCGATGACATGCCGGCCCATATCAAGGCGTCGCTGACCCAGACGTCCATCGGCATTCCCGTGTCCAATGGCCGGCCGGTGCTGGGCACCTGGCAAGGCATCTATCTGTTCGAGCATCGCCGCCGGCCGCACCGGCGCGAGGTGGTGCTCCATATTATCGGAGAGCGTTGA